From Etheostoma cragini isolate CJK2018 chromosome 17, CSU_Ecrag_1.0, whole genome shotgun sequence, one genomic window encodes:
- the LOC117960720 gene encoding transmembrane protein 229B-like isoform X2: MEARKLNARRTQGTGVEDGARAASHGSRPLSAAARLYVYALHGCLCEVAFTAAWDWCSTRDRRLAGHSSLWALPMYAVAIYLLEILRARLLAQHLPLPARLTAYTVFIYLWEFSWGAGLGLLGACPWDYSGFRYNLGGLVTLEYALPWTVAAFIAEQHVIRNTLRIRLAQLN; encoded by the exons ATGGAGGCGAGAAAGCTAAACGCCAGGAGAACACAAG GGACAGGTGTTGAAGATGGAGCCAGAGCGGCATCACACGGGAGCCGtcctctctctgctgcagctcGCCTCTACGTGTACGCGCTGCACGGCTGTCTCTGTGAGGTGGCCTTCACTGCTGCGTGGGACTGGTGCAGCACCCGGGACAGGAGGCTGGCGGGTCACAGCAGCCTGTGGGCGCTGCCTATGTACGCCGTCGCCATCTACCTCCTAGAGATCCTGAGGGCCCGGCTGCTGGCTCAGCATCTCCCGCTGCCGGCGCGTCTGACGGCCTACACCGTCTTCATCTACCTGTGGGAGTTCAGCTGGGGGGCGGGGCTGGGGCTGCTGGGGGCCTGTCCCTGGGACTACTCTGGTTTTAGGTACAACCTGGGGGGACTGGTGACTCTGGAGTATGCACTGCCCTGGACTGTGGCAGCATTTATAGCTGAGCAACATGTGATCAGGAACACTCTGAGGATAAGACTGGCACAGCTCAACTGA
- the papolg gene encoding poly(A) polymerase gamma isoform X2 → MKEMSSTMPGGQQPQKHYGITSAISLAPPREIDHQYTNKLCDAMKPFGVFEDEEELNHRLAVLGKLNNFVKEWIAEISELKNLPPSAISCVGGKIFTFGSYRLGVHTKGADIDALCVAPRHVERSDFFQSFFEKFKQHEEIKDLRAVEDAFVPVIKFKFDGIEIDLLFARLALQSIPDNLDLRGDSILRNLDIRCIRSLNGCRVTDEILYLVPNKENFRLTLRAIKLWAKRRGIYSNMLGFLGGVSWAMLVARTCQLYPNAVAATLVHKFFLVFSKWEWPNPVLLKQPEDSNLNLPVWDPRVNPSDRYHLMPIITPAYPQQNSTYNVSTSTRTIMSEEFKYGLSVTDEILQGKAEWSKLFEPPNFFQKYK, encoded by the exons ATGAAAGAAATGTCAAG CACCATGCCTGGTGGGCAGCAGCCTCAGAAACACTATGGCATCACGTCTGCCATTAGCCTTGCACCCCCACGAGAAATAGACCACCAGTACACCAACAAGCTCTGTGATGCTATGAAACCTTTTGGGGTgtttgaagatgaagaggaattGAACCATAG ACTTGCAGTCCTTGGAAAGTTGAATAACTTTGTTAAGGAATGGATCGCAGAGATCAGTGAACTAAAG AACCTCCCACCATCTGCTATAAGCTGTGTTGGGGGCAAGATATTTACATTTGGTTCGTACAGACTTGGAGTGCACACAAAAG GAGCTGATATTGATGCCTTATGTGTGGCTCCCCGCCATGTAGAGAGAAGTGACTTTTTCCAGTCTTTCTTTGAGAAATTCAAACAGCACGAAGAGATCAAAGATTTAAGG GCTGTCGAAGACGCCTTTGTGCCAGTGATAAAATTCAAATTTGACGGAATAGAG ATTGACCTGCTGTTTGCCAGACTGGCCTTGCAGTCCATTCCAGACAACTTGGACCTGAGGGGGGACTCCATCCTGAGAAACTTGGACATTCGATGTATCCGCAGTCTCAACG GCTGTCGAGTGACCGATGAAATTCTTTACCTGGTgccaaacaaagaaaacttcaGACTGACATTGAGAGCCATCAAACTGTGGGCCAAAC GTCGTGGGATATACTCCAACATGCTGGGGTTTCTGGGTGGAGTGTCATGGGCCATGTTGGTGGCCAGGACCTGCCAGCTCTACCCAAACGCTGTAGCTGCGACGCTGGTCCACAAGTTCTTCTTGGTGTTTTCCAAATG GGAGTGGCCAAATCCTGTGCTATTGAAACAGCCCGAGGACAGTAATCTGAATTTACCTGTGTGGGATCCTCGA GTGAACCCATCGGACCGATACCACCTGATGCCCATCATCACGCCTGCCTATCCCCAGCAGAACTCCACGTACAACGTCTCCACATCAACACGCACCATCATGAGCGAGGAGTTCAAATACG GCCTCAGCGTCACAGACGAGATTCTTCAGGGAAAAGCAGAATGGTCAAAACTGTTTGAACCACCcaactttttccaaaaatacaAGTAG
- the LOC117960720 gene encoding transmembrane protein 229B-like isoform X1, with protein sequence MEARKLNARRTQGSNDQGTGVEDGARAASHGSRPLSAAARLYVYALHGCLCEVAFTAAWDWCSTRDRRLAGHSSLWALPMYAVAIYLLEILRARLLAQHLPLPARLTAYTVFIYLWEFSWGAGLGLLGACPWDYSGFRYNLGGLVTLEYALPWTVAAFIAEQHVIRNTLRIRLAQLN encoded by the exons ATGGAGGCGAGAAAGCTAAACGCCAGGAGAACACAAGGTAGTAATGACCAAG GGACAGGTGTTGAAGATGGAGCCAGAGCGGCATCACACGGGAGCCGtcctctctctgctgcagctcGCCTCTACGTGTACGCGCTGCACGGCTGTCTCTGTGAGGTGGCCTTCACTGCTGCGTGGGACTGGTGCAGCACCCGGGACAGGAGGCTGGCGGGTCACAGCAGCCTGTGGGCGCTGCCTATGTACGCCGTCGCCATCTACCTCCTAGAGATCCTGAGGGCCCGGCTGCTGGCTCAGCATCTCCCGCTGCCGGCGCGTCTGACGGCCTACACCGTCTTCATCTACCTGTGGGAGTTCAGCTGGGGGGCGGGGCTGGGGCTGCTGGGGGCCTGTCCCTGGGACTACTCTGGTTTTAGGTACAACCTGGGGGGACTGGTGACTCTGGAGTATGCACTGCCCTGGACTGTGGCAGCATTTATAGCTGAGCAACATGTGATCAGGAACACTCTGAGGATAAGACTGGCACAGCTCAACTGA
- the haao gene encoding 3-hydroxyanthranilate 3,4-dioxygenase: MSNIPPVLNVEHWIAENKNAFLPPVCNKLMHFSQLNVMFVGGPNTRKDYHIEEGEELFYQVKGDMCLKLIENGKHKDVHIKEGEMFLLPARIPHSPQRQANTVGLVVERRRLLTETDCLRYYVDNTTDILFEKWFYCEDLGTQLLPIITEFMTSQQGKTGRPDPNEVFREPPFQMNPLNVMLPFSFKDWLDKQRPSLASGRPVDMFGAQFETEAIVFGPGRTETTVRQSDVWIWQLEGSSRVSMNEQEFSLSAGDSLLIPGHVQYLWQREEGTVALFVVQNPERKRP, translated from the exons ATGAGCAACATACCTCCTGTGTTAAATGTGGAACACTGGATTGCAGAGAACAAGAATGCTTTTTTGCCACCAGTGTGCAACAAGCTCAT GCACTTTTCCCAGTTGAATGTCATGTTTGTTGGAGGTCCTAATACCAGGAAGGATTATCACatagaggaaggggaggag CTCTTCTACCAGGTGAAGGGGGACATGTGTCTAAAGTTGATAGAAAATGGCAAACACAAGGATGTGCACATCAAGGAGGGAGAG ATGTTCCTGCTCCCAGCTCGGATCCCCCACTCCCCTCAGAGACAGGCCAACACTGTGGGACTGGTGGTGGAGAGGAGACGGCTGCTGACTGAGACCGACTGCCTGAG GTACTATGTGGACAACACCACTGACATCCTATTCGAGAAATGGTTCTACTGTGAGGATCTCGGAACCCAGCTGCTGCCAATAATCACAGA GTTCATGACATCACAGCAGGGGAAAACAGGAAGACCTGATCCAA ATGAAGTCTTCAGAGAACCTCCGTTCCAGATGAACCCCCTGAACGTGATGTTGCCCTTCTCCTTTAAAGACTGGCTGGACAAACAGAGGCCGTCCCTGGCCAGCGGCAGGCCCGTCGACATGTTCGGAGCTCAGTTTGAGACGGAG GCAATAGTGTTTGGACCTGGGAGGACAGAGACAACAGTGCGGCAAAGTGATGTGTGGATTTGGCAACTG gAGGGATCCTCAAGAGTTAGTATGAACGAGCAGGAGTTCTCTCTTTCTGCAGGAGACAGTTTACTCATCCCTGGACACGTCCA GTACCTGtggcagagagaggaggggaccGTGGCCCTGTTTGTGGTCCAAAACCCTGAGCGGAAGAGACCCTGA
- the papolg gene encoding poly(A) polymerase gamma isoform X3: MKEMSSTMPGGQQPQKHYGITSAISLAPPREIDHQYTNKLCDAMKPFGVFEDEEELNHRLAVLGKLNNFVKEWIAEISELKNLPPSAISCVGGKIFTFGSYRLGVHTKGADIDALCVAPRHVERSDFFQSFFEKFKQHEEIKDLRAVEDAFVPVIKFKFDGIEIDLLFARLALQSIPDNLDLRGDSILRNLDIRCIRSLNGCRVTDEILYLVPNKENFRLTLRAIKLWAKRRGIYSNMLGFLGGVSWAMLVARTCQLYPNAVAATLVHKFFLVFSKW; the protein is encoded by the exons ATGAAAGAAATGTCAAG CACCATGCCTGGTGGGCAGCAGCCTCAGAAACACTATGGCATCACGTCTGCCATTAGCCTTGCACCCCCACGAGAAATAGACCACCAGTACACCAACAAGCTCTGTGATGCTATGAAACCTTTTGGGGTgtttgaagatgaagaggaattGAACCATAG ACTTGCAGTCCTTGGAAAGTTGAATAACTTTGTTAAGGAATGGATCGCAGAGATCAGTGAACTAAAG AACCTCCCACCATCTGCTATAAGCTGTGTTGGGGGCAAGATATTTACATTTGGTTCGTACAGACTTGGAGTGCACACAAAAG GAGCTGATATTGATGCCTTATGTGTGGCTCCCCGCCATGTAGAGAGAAGTGACTTTTTCCAGTCTTTCTTTGAGAAATTCAAACAGCACGAAGAGATCAAAGATTTAAGG GCTGTCGAAGACGCCTTTGTGCCAGTGATAAAATTCAAATTTGACGGAATAGAG ATTGACCTGCTGTTTGCCAGACTGGCCTTGCAGTCCATTCCAGACAACTTGGACCTGAGGGGGGACTCCATCCTGAGAAACTTGGACATTCGATGTATCCGCAGTCTCAACG GCTGTCGAGTGACCGATGAAATTCTTTACCTGGTgccaaacaaagaaaacttcaGACTGACATTGAGAGCCATCAAACTGTGGGCCAAAC GTCGTGGGATATACTCCAACATGCTGGGGTTTCTGGGTGGAGTGTCATGGGCCATGTTGGTGGCCAGGACCTGCCAGCTCTACCCAAACGCTGTAGCTGCGACGCTGGTCCACAAGTTCTTCTTGGTGTTTTCCAAATGGTGA